The proteins below come from a single Halomonas binhaiensis genomic window:
- a CDS encoding DUF1289 domain-containing protein produces MAKKIDSPCISACRLQGELCVDCGRTIDEIRRWKAMKRPEKIATVKRAEQRVKKLSRD; encoded by the coding sequence ATGGCGAAGAAAATAGATAGCCCCTGTATATCTGCCTGCCGACTCCAAGGGGAGCTATGTGTCGATTGTGGGCGCACGATAGATGAAATACGTCGCTGGAAGGCCATGAAACGACCAGAGAAAATAGCGACAGTGAAACGTGCCGAGCAACGAGTCAAGAAGCTCTCGCGAGATTGA
- a CDS encoding type 1 glutamine amidotransferase domain-containing protein yields the protein MNVLIVLTSHDQLGDTGAKTGFWLEELAAPYYAFIDAGASLTLASPKGGQPPLDPKSNEPDSQTDATRRFEADTAAMQALANTRKLADVSIADFDAVFYPGGHGPLWDLAEDHDSIMLLESADRAGKPIGAVCHAPGVLRHVKDSDGKPLVNGRSVTGFANSEEDAVGLTQAVPFLVEDMLKDNGGRYTKGDDWQSHVEVDGLLVTGQNPASSEASALALLKLLS from the coding sequence ATGAACGTTCTCATTGTCCTGACATCCCACGACCAACTCGGTGATACTGGCGCAAAGACGGGATTCTGGCTCGAGGAGCTGGCAGCCCCCTACTATGCCTTCATCGATGCGGGTGCCAGCCTGACCCTGGCATCTCCCAAGGGTGGCCAACCTCCGCTCGATCCCAAGAGCAACGAGCCCGATTCCCAGACAGACGCCACTCGTCGTTTCGAGGCCGATACCGCGGCCATGCAGGCCCTGGCCAATACCCGCAAGCTGGCCGATGTCTCCATCGCGGATTTCGATGCCGTGTTCTATCCCGGCGGACATGGCCCATTATGGGACCTTGCCGAGGATCACGACTCCATCATGCTGCTGGAAAGTGCCGACAGAGCAGGCAAGCCCATCGGAGCCGTCTGCCATGCTCCCGGTGTACTGCGCCATGTCAAAGACAGCGACGGCAAACCGTTGGTCAATGGCCGCTCCGTCACCGGCTTCGCCAACAGCGAAGAAGATGCTGTGGGACTCACCCAGGCCGTCCCCTTCCTGGTGGAAGACATGCTCAAGGATAATGGCGGTCGCTATACCAAGGGGGACGATTGGCAGTCCCATGTCGAAGTGGATGGCTTGCTGGTCACTGGCCAGAACCCCGCCTCATCCGAAGCATCCGCTCTGGCGCTGTTGAAGCTGCTGTCCTGA
- a CDS encoding NADP-dependent oxidoreductase, with amino-acid sequence MTTPSNRRVVLNSRPNGAPKPSDFRLEQQAVPTPGEGQVLLRTIYLSLDPYMRGRMSDAPSYAPPVELGEVMVGGTVSRVEASRHPEFKVGDLVNGNSGWQEYALSDGSDLIPLDNNMPQPSLALSALGMPGFTAYHGLLNIGQPQAGETVVVASATGPVGAVVGQLAKLKGARAVGIAGGAEKCRYAVEELGFDVCLDHRAADFAEQLATATPDGIDVYYENVGGAVFEAVLPQLNVAARIPVCGLIAHYNQTELPAGPNRVPQLMMQILAKRLHMQGFIILDHYETGLAPFMRDMSQWLAQGKVKLREAFIDGLEQAPQGLIDLLEGKHFGKVVVRVGEL; translated from the coding sequence ATGACAACCCCCAGCAATCGCCGAGTCGTCCTGAACTCACGCCCCAACGGGGCTCCCAAGCCAAGCGATTTTCGCCTTGAGCAGCAAGCGGTGCCAACACCTGGCGAGGGACAGGTACTGCTGCGCACGATCTATCTCTCCCTCGATCCTTACATGCGTGGACGCATGAGCGATGCCCCTTCCTATGCCCCTCCGGTAGAGCTCGGCGAGGTGATGGTCGGCGGCACGGTCAGCCGCGTGGAAGCGTCTCGTCATCCTGAGTTCAAGGTTGGCGACCTGGTCAACGGCAATAGCGGCTGGCAGGAATATGCACTCTCGGATGGCTCTGATCTCATTCCACTCGACAACAACATGCCGCAGCCATCGCTGGCCTTGAGCGCACTGGGCATGCCAGGCTTCACGGCCTATCACGGCTTGCTGAACATTGGTCAGCCCCAGGCTGGCGAGACGGTCGTCGTGGCCTCGGCCACCGGCCCGGTCGGCGCGGTAGTGGGCCAGTTGGCCAAACTCAAGGGAGCTCGCGCCGTAGGCATCGCCGGTGGCGCAGAAAAGTGTCGCTATGCAGTGGAAGAGCTAGGCTTTGATGTGTGCCTTGACCACCGGGCTGCGGATTTCGCCGAGCAGCTGGCCACCGCCACTCCCGATGGCATCGACGTGTACTACGAAAACGTCGGTGGCGCGGTGTTCGAAGCCGTTCTACCCCAGCTCAATGTCGCAGCACGCATTCCCGTGTGCGGGCTGATTGCCCACTATAACCAGACAGAGCTACCCGCAGGCCCGAACCGCGTTCCGCAACTGATGATGCAGATACTGGCCAAACGCCTGCATATGCAGGGCTTTATCATCCTCGACCATTACGAGACAGGATTGGCCCCCTTCATGCGCGACATGAGCCAATGGCTGGCACAAGGCAAGGTCAAGCTGCGCGAAGCGTTCATCGATGGACTGGAACAAGCGCCCCAAGGCCTTATCGACCTGCTTGAAGGCAAGCATTTCGGCAAGGTCGTCGTCCGCGTCGGCGAGCTGTAA
- a CDS encoding TetR/AcrR family transcriptional regulator, which produces MKTSPINEMRQHILDTAQIIISGKGFSAVGLNEILQAAGVPKGSFYHYFGSKEAFGEALLETYFSAYLDQLEACLTQPGVSGAELLMGYWIKWRDTQSDCDPKGKCLAVKLAAEVSDLSESMRIVLQHGTDQVIARLARAIEAGMTDGSLLHQSSPQDTATTLYQLWLGASLRAKITRDREPLDTALRATHVLLGLPSSSI; this is translated from the coding sequence ATGAAAACATCCCCCATCAACGAAATGCGCCAGCACATCCTCGATACTGCCCAGATTATCATCAGCGGCAAGGGGTTCTCGGCGGTTGGCCTGAATGAGATCCTCCAGGCAGCAGGCGTGCCCAAGGGTTCGTTCTACCATTACTTCGGCTCCAAGGAAGCCTTTGGTGAAGCTCTCCTGGAGACGTATTTTTCCGCCTATCTGGACCAGCTCGAGGCATGCCTGACCCAACCTGGCGTATCCGGAGCCGAGTTGTTGATGGGCTATTGGATCAAATGGCGGGATACCCAGTCCGACTGTGACCCGAAGGGCAAATGTCTCGCCGTGAAACTGGCCGCGGAAGTCAGTGATCTGTCCGAATCCATGCGTATCGTGCTGCAACATGGTACCGATCAGGTGATCGCGCGGTTGGCACGGGCAATCGAAGCCGGTATGACCGATGGCTCCCTATTGCACCAGAGCAGCCCACAGGATACGGCGACTACGCTATATCAGCTTTGGCTGGGGGCAAGCTTGCGCGCCAAGATCACTCGCGACCGTGAGCCCTTGGATACGGCGCTGAGAGCCACCCATGTTCTTCTGGGGCTGCCTTCTTCCTCGATCTAA
- a CDS encoding GNAT family N-acetyltransferase — MDTALAAACEATWPATEYAKAGGFSVGRGLGAGGRVSSARAIGDWQESDIDAVIAVHQHWQQAPLFRVVDDEQRLIVALEARGFQCENPTVVMETATVELATVALPRGMASSIWPPSESQRDIWAAGNIGPQRQAVMERVKGAKAAILGQVEGCSAGAAFAAIAQGVAMVHCVEVLPDWQRRGVASRMMHQAALWAAEQGASRLALAVGRENMAAIALYRRLGLREVAGYRYYSPPEGEI; from the coding sequence ATGGATACAGCACTGGCCGCAGCGTGCGAAGCCACATGGCCCGCCACAGAATATGCCAAGGCAGGTGGATTCAGCGTAGGGCGTGGACTTGGCGCAGGAGGGCGCGTCAGTTCCGCCCGAGCGATAGGTGACTGGCAAGAGAGTGACATTGATGCTGTCATCGCCGTGCACCAACACTGGCAACAAGCACCACTCTTTCGGGTGGTGGATGACGAACAACGGCTAATTGTGGCTCTCGAAGCTCGCGGGTTTCAGTGTGAGAACCCGACCGTGGTCATGGAAACCGCAACAGTTGAATTGGCCACTGTGGCATTACCTCGAGGAATGGCTTCTTCCATCTGGCCACCATCTGAGAGCCAGCGTGACATCTGGGCTGCGGGAAATATCGGCCCACAACGCCAGGCGGTGATGGAGAGAGTGAAGGGCGCCAAAGCTGCCATTCTTGGTCAAGTGGAAGGATGTTCGGCAGGTGCCGCTTTCGCCGCTATAGCGCAAGGTGTGGCAATGGTGCACTGCGTCGAGGTGCTGCCCGACTGGCAGCGTAGGGGCGTGGCCAGCCGCATGATGCACCAGGCTGCGCTTTGGGCTGCCGAGCAGGGAGCGTCGCGGCTGGCGCTGGCCGTTGGTCGCGAGAACATGGCTGCGATAGCCCTGTATCGGCGTCTTGGGCTTCGGGAGGTGGCGGGATATCGCTATTACTCGCCACCAGAAGGAGAGATCTGA